The Siniperca chuatsi isolate FFG_IHB_CAS linkage group LG9, ASM2008510v1, whole genome shotgun sequence genome includes a region encoding these proteins:
- the gapdhs gene encoding glyceraldehyde-3-phosphate dehydrogenase 2 isoform X2 — protein MKPAEIPWGNAGAKYVVESTGVFLSVEKASSHLQGGAKRVVVSAPSPDAPMFVMGVNEDKYDPSSMTIVSNASCTTNCLAPLAKVIHDNFGIEEALMTTVHAYTATQKTVDGPSAKAWRDGRGAHQNIIPASTGAAKAVGKVIPELNGKLTGMAFRVPVADVSVVDLTCRLSKPASYSEIKEACKKAAHGPMKGVLGYTEDQVVSSDFIGDTHSSIFDAGAGISLNDNFVKLISWYDNEFGYSHRVADLLMYMHSKE, from the exons ATGAAGCCAGCAGAGATCCCTTGGGGCAATGCTGGAGCCAAGTACGTTGTCGAGTCCACTGGAGTCTTCCTCAGTGTGGAGAAGGCCtct TCTCATCTCCAGGGCGGAGCTAAGCGTGTGGTTGTGTCCGCCCCCTCACCTGATGCTCCAATGTTTGTCATGGGAGTTAACGAGGACAAATACGACCCCTCCTCCATGACCATCGTCAG CAATGCCTCCTGCACCACCAACTGCCTGGCCCCCCTGGCCAAAGTCATCCATGACAACTTTGGCATTGAGGAGGCTCTCATG ACTACAGTCCATGCTTACACAGCCACCCAGAAGACAGTGGACGGTCCCAGCGCCAAAGCCTGGCGTGATGGCCGCGGTGCCCACCAGAACATCATTCCAGCCTCCACTGGTGCCGCCAAGGCAGTTGGCAAAGTCATCCCCGAACTCAACGG TAAGCTGACAGGGATGGCGTTCAGGGTGCCAGTGGCTGATGTGTCAGTGGTGGACCTGACATGCCGTCTGTCCAAGCCTGCATCTTACTCAGAGATTAAGGAAGCCTGCAAGAAGGCTGCACATGGGCCCATGAAGGGAGTGCTGGGTTACACCGAGGACCAG GTGGTGTCCTCTGACTTCATCGGTGACACCCACTCCTCCATCTTTGATGCTGGTGCCGGCATCTCCCTCAACGACAACTTTGTCAAGCTCATTTCCTG
- the gapdhs gene encoding glyceraldehyde-3-phosphate dehydrogenase 2 isoform X1: MSDLCVGINGFGRIGRLVLRACLQKGIKVVAINDPFIDLQYMVYMFKYDSTHGRYHGEVSQEDGKLIVDGNAISVFQCMKPAEIPWGNAGAKYVVESTGVFLSVEKASSHLQGGAKRVVVSAPSPDAPMFVMGVNEDKYDPSSMTIVSNASCTTNCLAPLAKVIHDNFGIEEALMTTVHAYTATQKTVDGPSAKAWRDGRGAHQNIIPASTGAAKAVGKVIPELNGKLTGMAFRVPVADVSVVDLTCRLSKPASYSEIKEACKKAAHGPMKGVLGYTEDQVVSSDFIGDTHSSIFDAGAGISLNDNFVKLISWYDNEFGYSHRVADLLMYMHSKE; the protein is encoded by the exons ATGTCAGACCTCTGTGTTGGAATCAATGG CTTCGGTCGCATTGGCCGTCTGGTCTTGAGGGCTTGCCTTCAGAAAGGCATCAAGGTTGTGGCCATCAATGACCCCTTCATTGACTTGCAGTACATG GTCTACATGTTCAAGTATGATTCCACCCACGGCCGTTACCATGGTGAGGTCTCCCAAGAGGATGGCAAGCTCATCGTCGATGGCAACGCCATCTCTGTCTTCCAGTG TATGAAGCCAGCAGAGATCCCTTGGGGCAATGCTGGAGCCAAGTACGTTGTCGAGTCCACTGGAGTCTTCCTCAGTGTGGAGAAGGCCtct TCTCATCTCCAGGGCGGAGCTAAGCGTGTGGTTGTGTCCGCCCCCTCACCTGATGCTCCAATGTTTGTCATGGGAGTTAACGAGGACAAATACGACCCCTCCTCCATGACCATCGTCAG CAATGCCTCCTGCACCACCAACTGCCTGGCCCCCCTGGCCAAAGTCATCCATGACAACTTTGGCATTGAGGAGGCTCTCATG ACTACAGTCCATGCTTACACAGCCACCCAGAAGACAGTGGACGGTCCCAGCGCCAAAGCCTGGCGTGATGGCCGCGGTGCCCACCAGAACATCATTCCAGCCTCCACTGGTGCCGCCAAGGCAGTTGGCAAAGTCATCCCCGAACTCAACGG TAAGCTGACAGGGATGGCGTTCAGGGTGCCAGTGGCTGATGTGTCAGTGGTGGACCTGACATGCCGTCTGTCCAAGCCTGCATCTTACTCAGAGATTAAGGAAGCCTGCAAGAAGGCTGCACATGGGCCCATGAAGGGAGTGCTGGGTTACACCGAGGACCAG GTGGTGTCCTCTGACTTCATCGGTGACACCCACTCCTCCATCTTTGATGCTGGTGCCGGCATCTCCCTCAACGACAACTTTGTCAAGCTCATTTCCTG